A window of Pirellula sp. SH-Sr6A contains these coding sequences:
- a CDS encoding CsbD family protein: MVAQETLAGNWHKVVGAIKEKFGQITGDDLTRVQGNVDQLIGLIERKTGQTREQIEAFLTDCCDQAGSAYRKASHMIDEGINRVSEQADHGYQVAKDTVSKRPMESIAIVAGLGLLAGIAIGVSMASRK, translated from the coding sequence ATGGTTGCTCAAGAAACTCTTGCTGGAAACTGGCACAAAGTCGTTGGCGCGATCAAGGAAAAGTTTGGTCAAATCACGGGCGACGATTTGACCCGCGTTCAGGGAAATGTCGACCAGTTGATCGGACTGATTGAACGCAAGACCGGTCAAACCCGAGAGCAGATCGAAGCGTTTTTGACCGACTGCTGCGATCAAGCAGGATCGGCCTATCGCAAGGCCTCTCATATGATCGACGAAGGGATCAACCGGGTTAGCGAACAAGCCGACCATGGGTACCAAGTAGCCAAGGACACCGTTTCGAAGCGGCCTATGGAATCGATCGCGATCGTTGCCGGATTGGGCTTGCTCGCCGGGATTGCCATTGGCGTTTCGATGGCGTCTCGCAAGTAG
- a CDS encoding alpha-amylase family glycosyl hydrolase, with protein sequence MKNSVAEATTGLGCHRADKGYRFAVWAPHAEQVSVIGDFNTWNADAHPCQMEESGVWSVEIPEAMVGQGYKFAIRRGKERFDRIDPRAKEVSNSVGHSCIVEDDFDWEGTEFTMPHWNEMVVYELHIGTFHTSEGQVGTFDTAIEKLPFLKELGINAIELMPLAEFAGDISWGYNPAHPFAVESAYGGVNGLKRFIREAHKQGIAVIIDVVYNHFGPSDLDLWRFDGWSENDKGGIYFYNDWRSATPWGDTRPDYGRQEVRQYIFDNAMMWLEEFRADGLRYDMTLYIRAADHDQNNTNEDGYSLLQWINTEVANRFPGKITIAEDLQNNPRLTESAEHGGGNFDAQWDAAFVHPVRDAITAGEDSLRSLQAICDAVLHKYNHDVFERVIYTESHDEVANGKQRVVSEIDPSETPNRYAVKQSTLGACLMMTAPGIPMLFQGQEFLVDEWFRDTVPLDWSRAEQYDAIVRMYRDLIVLRTNRSQLTAGLTGQKVQILHCNDDEKVIAFHRSKEGGPHDDVVVVLKFSDQATRDYRIGFPVPGHWKLVFNGDAEVYGEHQDGTQADGIQTESIEYDQQGQSANVHLGAYSCLIYALESASTEDVPA encoded by the coding sequence GTGAAGAATTCAGTCGCAGAAGCTACCACCGGGTTGGGATGCCATCGCGCAGACAAGGGCTATCGATTCGCGGTTTGGGCCCCGCATGCCGAACAGGTTTCGGTCATCGGGGATTTCAATACCTGGAACGCCGATGCCCACCCGTGCCAGATGGAAGAATCTGGAGTTTGGTCGGTGGAGATTCCGGAAGCGATGGTAGGGCAGGGATACAAGTTCGCGATTCGAAGGGGTAAGGAGCGATTCGATCGCATCGACCCGCGAGCGAAAGAGGTCTCGAACTCGGTCGGACACTCGTGCATCGTGGAAGATGACTTCGACTGGGAGGGGACCGAATTCACGATGCCCCACTGGAATGAGATGGTCGTTTACGAGTTGCACATCGGGACCTTCCATACTTCGGAGGGGCAAGTCGGGACATTTGATACCGCCATCGAGAAGCTCCCCTTCTTGAAGGAGCTTGGAATCAACGCGATCGAACTGATGCCCCTCGCTGAGTTCGCCGGCGATATTTCGTGGGGCTATAACCCGGCCCATCCGTTTGCGGTCGAGTCGGCTTATGGCGGAGTGAACGGCTTAAAGCGATTCATTCGCGAAGCGCACAAACAAGGAATCGCCGTCATCATCGATGTGGTCTACAACCACTTTGGTCCCTCGGATCTCGATCTATGGCGATTCGATGGTTGGAGCGAGAACGACAAGGGCGGTATCTATTTCTATAACGACTGGCGTTCCGCGACGCCTTGGGGCGACACCCGGCCCGACTATGGACGACAAGAGGTCCGTCAATACATCTTCGACAATGCCATGATGTGGCTGGAGGAGTTTCGAGCGGATGGTCTTCGCTACGACATGACGCTTTATATCCGGGCGGCCGATCATGACCAAAACAATACCAATGAAGATGGGTATTCCCTTCTGCAGTGGATCAACACAGAAGTGGCGAATCGATTCCCTGGCAAAATCACCATCGCGGAGGATTTGCAAAACAACCCCAGGCTCACCGAGTCGGCCGAACATGGAGGAGGGAATTTCGACGCGCAGTGGGACGCTGCTTTCGTCCATCCCGTCCGCGACGCGATCACGGCCGGAGAGGACTCTCTCCGTTCTCTCCAGGCGATATGCGATGCAGTTTTGCACAAGTACAACCATGATGTCTTTGAACGGGTGATCTATACCGAATCGCACGATGAAGTCGCGAATGGTAAACAGCGTGTTGTTTCGGAAATCGATCCCAGTGAAACTCCCAACCGGTATGCGGTGAAGCAGTCGACGCTGGGAGCTTGCTTGATGATGACAGCGCCCGGAATCCCCATGCTCTTTCAGGGTCAAGAGTTCTTGGTCGATGAGTGGTTTCGGGATACGGTTCCTCTCGATTGGTCCCGCGCCGAACAGTACGACGCCATCGTCCGCATGTACCGCGATCTGATCGTATTGCGGACCAATCGTTCGCAACTCACGGCAGGTTTGACCGGTCAAAAAGTTCAGATCTTGCATTGCAACGACGACGAGAAAGTCATCGCGTTCCATCGCTCCAAAGAGGGGGGTCCGCACGATGATGTGGTGGTGGTCCTGAAATTCTCCGATCAAGCGACCAGAGACTATCGCATCGGGTTCCCCGTACCAGGCCATTGGAAATTGGTTTTCAATGGCGATGCCGAGGTCTATGGCGAGCATCAAGACGGAACACAAGCCGACGGGATCCAAACCGAATCGATCGAGTACGATCAACAAGGCCAATCGGCCAATGTCCACTTGGGTGCATACTCTTGTTTAATCTATGCCTTGGAATCGGCCAGCACGGAGGACGTTCCCGCCTAA
- a CDS encoding ArsI/CadI family heavy metal resistance metalloenzyme, with amino-acid sequence MSLLTGALPIVETKVARFHISLNVSDLEKSIRFYSILFDRQPDKRRDDYAKFEPDHPPLVVSLEPNGRCGGGTLNHLGIRLPDARQLVSVQERLERAGIRSQREEGVECCYARQTKFWVQDPDGTLWEFYTLDEDELDHRGAGQSLEVMTSSTLPEEATVWEHMLGTPIPLRSEACENSTDEVRLRGSLNVPLGKEEKDRLLEEAIRMLKPGGRLLIRILSGDREHPAPELPGKGAPVRFVPAKDDVVGWIAGSKLEGIRLLKYDDPPCFQCDGVTMRETHLEAFKPITKA; translated from the coding sequence ATGAGCTTGCTGACTGGGGCATTGCCCATTGTCGAAACCAAAGTCGCCCGATTTCACATCTCTCTCAATGTTTCCGATTTGGAGAAGTCCATCCGTTTCTACAGCATCCTTTTCGATCGGCAGCCAGACAAACGCCGCGACGACTATGCGAAGTTTGAACCGGATCATCCCCCATTGGTCGTGTCCTTGGAACCGAACGGTCGGTGTGGAGGTGGAACACTCAACCATTTAGGAATCCGCCTGCCAGATGCGCGTCAACTGGTCAGCGTGCAAGAGCGATTAGAACGAGCCGGTATCCGCTCGCAGCGCGAAGAAGGAGTCGAATGCTGCTATGCGCGACAGACCAAGTTTTGGGTGCAAGATCCAGATGGAACGCTCTGGGAGTTCTACACGCTCGATGAGGATGAACTCGACCATCGCGGGGCTGGACAATCTCTGGAGGTGATGACCAGCTCGACCCTTCCGGAGGAAGCGACCGTGTGGGAACACATGCTAGGGACTCCCATACCACTTCGGTCCGAAGCGTGCGAGAACAGCACCGACGAAGTTCGGTTGCGCGGGAGTCTCAATGTCCCGCTCGGGAAGGAAGAGAAGGATCGATTGTTAGAGGAAGCGATTCGGATGCTGAAGCCTGGAGGACGGCTTTTGATCCGCATCCTTTCCGGTGATCGCGAGCATCCTGCGCCGGAGCTGCCGGGCAAAGGTGCACCGGTTCGTTTCGTACCCGCGAAAGACGATGTCGTCGGGTGGATCGCCGGGAGCAAACTCGAAGGGATTCGATTGCTCAAGTATGACGATCCACCTTGCTTTCAATGCGATGGTGTCACGATGCGCGAGACGCATCTAGAAGCCTTCAAGCCGATTACCAAGGCTTAA
- a CDS encoding Hpt domain-containing protein yields the protein MPINEEQALRSLDGNRDLLMELASIFAEDSPQLVADFREAVLDRDASRAKLFAHSLKGLTSTFYATAEVDQIAVFEQAASDADWDILDTAPNSLDGIIQSLIASMQTAHWLNAQ from the coding sequence ATGCCTATCAACGAGGAACAAGCCTTGAGATCACTCGATGGCAACCGGGATCTATTGATGGAGTTGGCTAGTATCTTCGCCGAGGACTCTCCCCAGCTCGTCGCTGACTTTCGAGAAGCCGTATTGGATCGCGATGCCTCGCGAGCCAAACTCTTCGCACACAGCCTGAAAGGTCTTACTAGCACGTTCTATGCCACAGCCGAAGTGGACCAAATCGCCGTTTTTGAGCAAGCCGCATCGGATGCGGACTGGGACATCCTGGATACAGCCCCTAACTCCTTGGACGGAATCATCCAGTCGCTCATCGCCTCGATGCAAACCGCGCATTGGCTGAACGCTCAGTAG
- a CDS encoding PAS domain-containing hybrid sensor histidine kinase/response regulator translates to MLRFLESLSSLLDTQGFPARWNCGTVWYQEPWWGWLHIVSDVVIWMCYFTIPLLMIAFARKKGDVPFPSVFALFASFILLCSITHLVDAMIFYWPVYRLAGLMKFATAVVSFATVIALFRIVPAALLLRGPNEAQREIDERTSELRKLTLQLQIEADRREKVVQDLREHRELLKLAMTEGDTGFFNWDLKSNLVAMDTAEVALTGMGEKENNILADDFFSCIDPEYQESVREAARRAVEEGEPYDVRFPFLRPDGRKIWLAGRGCVFKDNRGNPLKFIGLNQDVTAQVERENLLDLEAERARIASEHKSRFIAQVSHEIRTPLAAMLGCIDSLLLTLEKSDTRDMLGIVRSQGELLQVLVNDVLDLSKMEAGRLKYEAKPTPVANVFADVWSLMNPLAQEKGISIRWLAETKIPETIVCDRYRLKQVFVNLIGNAIKFTDRGAVTIVARLESSGPDQNELIAEVRDTGCGIPKDKLDVIFEEFEQAGEERSGAGLGLAICRRLVNLMGGTISARSEIGIGSAFTVRIPIGSIDEETLVVMDQIALESNEESVVREELQRLPLKVLAAEDTRAIQFVLRRMVGSLVSELAIVSNGRLAVEQVMEAEKGPRPYDLVLMDIQMPEVDGIEATRQLRREGFRRPIIALTAGAMESEKQACITAGCTHFLAKPIDLRELRRLMQSISGEKK, encoded by the coding sequence ATGTTACGCTTTTTGGAATCGCTATCCTCATTGTTGGACACGCAGGGTTTTCCAGCGCGATGGAATTGCGGGACGGTCTGGTATCAAGAGCCATGGTGGGGATGGCTGCATATCGTTAGCGATGTCGTGATTTGGATGTGTTACTTCACGATTCCTCTCCTGATGATTGCCTTCGCGCGGAAGAAAGGGGATGTTCCGTTTCCCAGCGTCTTCGCGCTTTTCGCATCCTTCATTTTGCTTTGCAGCATCACCCACTTGGTCGATGCCATGATTTTTTACTGGCCCGTCTATCGATTGGCCGGTTTGATGAAGTTTGCGACGGCTGTGGTTTCGTTTGCGACCGTGATCGCATTGTTTCGGATTGTACCCGCAGCCCTCCTCCTGCGCGGACCGAATGAGGCGCAGCGTGAAATCGACGAGCGGACGAGCGAGTTGCGTAAACTTACTCTGCAGCTGCAGATCGAAGCCGACAGACGCGAAAAGGTAGTCCAGGATCTTCGCGAGCACCGGGAATTGCTCAAGCTAGCCATGACCGAGGGCGATACAGGGTTCTTCAACTGGGATTTGAAGTCCAATTTGGTGGCGATGGATACCGCGGAGGTAGCTCTCACTGGGATGGGCGAAAAGGAGAACAACATCCTGGCCGACGATTTCTTTTCGTGCATCGATCCGGAATATCAAGAGTCGGTTCGCGAGGCTGCGAGGCGGGCCGTCGAAGAAGGGGAACCGTACGACGTCCGTTTCCCCTTTCTTCGCCCCGATGGCCGGAAAATCTGGCTGGCAGGACGTGGCTGTGTGTTCAAAGACAATCGAGGAAATCCACTCAAATTCATCGGACTCAATCAGGACGTAACAGCTCAAGTCGAACGCGAAAACCTTTTGGATTTGGAAGCCGAGCGAGCGCGCATCGCTAGCGAACACAAGAGCCGGTTCATCGCTCAGGTGAGCCATGAGATCCGAACACCCCTCGCTGCCATGCTCGGGTGCATCGACTCGCTTTTATTGACGCTGGAAAAGAGCGATACGCGCGACATGTTGGGAATCGTGCGATCGCAAGGGGAACTGCTGCAGGTCTTGGTGAACGACGTGTTAGACCTGTCGAAGATGGAAGCGGGGAGATTGAAGTACGAAGCCAAGCCGACGCCCGTGGCCAATGTGTTTGCCGATGTCTGGTCCCTCATGAATCCGCTGGCGCAAGAGAAAGGTATCTCCATCCGATGGCTGGCGGAGACGAAGATTCCGGAGACCATCGTTTGCGATCGATATCGATTGAAACAAGTCTTTGTTAATCTCATCGGGAACGCCATCAAGTTCACCGATCGTGGCGCGGTAACCATCGTAGCTCGACTCGAATCTTCGGGCCCCGACCAAAACGAACTGATAGCCGAAGTGCGCGATACGGGCTGCGGGATCCCGAAAGACAAATTGGACGTGATCTTTGAAGAGTTTGAACAAGCAGGCGAGGAACGTTCCGGAGCGGGACTGGGTCTCGCCATATGCCGCCGCCTCGTGAACCTGATGGGAGGCACCATCTCTGCCCGAAGCGAAATTGGAATCGGCTCGGCATTTACCGTCCGAATCCCCATCGGGTCGATCGACGAGGAGACTTTGGTCGTCATGGACCAAATCGCACTCGAATCCAATGAGGAATCGGTCGTCCGCGAAGAACTTCAACGACTTCCTTTGAAGGTGCTAGCCGCTGAGGATACCCGGGCGATCCAGTTCGTCCTGCGAAGGATGGTCGGCTCGCTGGTCAGTGAACTGGCAATCGTCTCCAATGGTCGATTGGCGGTCGAGCAAGTCATGGAGGCGGAAAAAGGCCCTCGCCCCTACGATCTGGTCCTGATGGATATCCAGATGCCCGAAGTCGATGGCATCGAAGCGACCCGGCAACTGCGCCGAGAAGGGTTCCGCCGACCCATCATCGCACTGACCGCCGGTGCCATGGAGTCGGAAAAACAAGCCTGCATCACCGCAGGCTGCACCCACTTCCTAGCCAAACCGATCGACCTCCGAGAACTCCGCCGACTGATGCAATCCATCAGCGGAGAGAAGAAATAG
- a CDS encoding phage holin family protein: protein MSSTYQRAPSPLSGLVRSSAQLAGDLLEMGELHWELAREDSKEAFRRSLTPMALIALGMAGSIAGLPLLGMALASVLMEQAGWSPWAAYLLSGAGMMVLSMVLAGIGARGLRGSLRSFSRSTHELSRNLAWLKSLARETSTSE from the coding sequence ATGAGCAGCACCTATCAACGAGCACCATCACCCCTATCCGGGCTGGTCCGGTCATCCGCCCAGCTAGCCGGGGACCTTTTGGAGATGGGCGAACTGCACTGGGAGCTTGCTCGAGAAGACTCCAAAGAGGCTTTCCGTCGATCGCTAACACCGATGGCACTGATCGCATTGGGGATGGCAGGATCCATAGCGGGCTTGCCCCTATTGGGTATGGCCCTTGCCTCGGTACTGATGGAACAAGCCGGTTGGAGCCCTTGGGCCGCCTACTTACTATCGGGCGCCGGAATGATGGTTTTATCGATGGTCCTCGCCGGAATCGGCGCTCGTGGACTTCGAGGTTCACTCCGATCTTTTTCCAGGTCCACTCACGAATTATCCAGGAATCTCGCGTGGCTCAAATCACTTGCGAGAGAAACGTCTACTTCAGAATAG
- a CDS encoding DUF1328 domain-containing protein — protein MLSWALTFFILALIAGLFGFGGIAAGAAGIAQILFVLFLVMFVVSLIMKVVRGKSPM, from the coding sequence ATGCTTTCTTGGGCACTCACCTTTTTTATTCTTGCCTTGATCGCGGGCTTGTTCGGATTCGGCGGAATCGCCGCAGGTGCTGCTGGCATTGCTCAAATCCTCTTCGTCCTCTTCTTGGTCATGTTTGTGGTCAGCTTGATTATGAAGGTTGTTCGCGGGAAATCTCCAATGTAG
- a CDS encoding sigma-54-dependent transcriptional regulator, which produces MTKVLVIDDDRMVRHIVSSGLNGYEGLDVLQASDGDSGLQLIEREQPSVLLLDIFLPEHNGLELFRKIRAINGKIPVIFITADTSSETAIQAMRAGAFDYLSKPLNVEQVRNLTISAVRARRAMDQPVAFSIGEGMADVERFIGRSKAMVEVYKAIGRVAAQNVTVLIRGESGCGKELVARAIMQNSHRADQPYVAVNCAAIPDQLLESELFGHEKGAFTGAEKRRIGRFEQCDGGTIFLDEIGDMSQVTQGKVLRLLQEQKFERVGGNEIIQTNVRIIAATNRPLEEMVEEGTFREDLLYRLNGFTVFLPPLRERVEDIPLLLEYFFRRAKHDMSRPELEGISPEAFELLQHYEWPGNVRQLQSVVRQSVLNTTGTVIASVNLPDFVREGRRPTKSVPHVEKVEVDRSKDVEPIDAPNEFLEREATESAYVGAVSIDRRPTESHYEDETYGTEYSDRDSNKAFPLFEYVASRMHEGTVNLYAEALEQMERRLFTQVLEATGGNQSKAAEILGITRGKVRDRIATFGIQVEKTVSISKRS; this is translated from the coding sequence ATGACAAAAGTACTGGTGATCGACGACGATAGGATGGTTCGGCATATCGTCAGCAGTGGATTGAATGGATACGAAGGGCTCGACGTGCTGCAGGCGAGTGACGGAGATTCAGGGCTGCAACTGATTGAACGGGAGCAGCCCTCGGTGCTTCTTTTGGATATTTTCCTTCCGGAGCACAACGGTTTGGAACTCTTTCGGAAGATCCGCGCGATCAACGGGAAGATTCCTGTGATCTTTATCACCGCGGACACGTCGAGCGAGACGGCGATTCAAGCGATGCGAGCTGGGGCTTTTGACTATTTGTCCAAGCCGCTGAATGTGGAGCAAGTTCGCAACCTTACCATCAGCGCCGTGCGTGCCCGGAGAGCTATGGATCAACCTGTCGCCTTCTCGATCGGGGAGGGAATGGCGGACGTGGAGCGGTTCATTGGCCGGTCCAAGGCGATGGTGGAGGTCTACAAGGCGATCGGCCGTGTGGCAGCTCAGAACGTGACGGTCTTGATCCGCGGTGAAAGTGGATGTGGAAAGGAGCTGGTCGCCCGCGCGATCATGCAGAACAGCCATCGAGCCGATCAACCTTATGTGGCGGTGAACTGCGCTGCGATTCCGGATCAGTTGCTGGAGAGCGAGCTCTTTGGCCATGAAAAGGGAGCGTTCACCGGCGCGGAGAAGCGGCGCATCGGTCGGTTTGAGCAATGCGATGGCGGAACCATATTCCTCGACGAGATCGGGGATATGTCCCAAGTCACGCAGGGCAAGGTTCTTCGGTTGCTCCAGGAGCAGAAGTTTGAGCGGGTCGGAGGAAACGAAATCATCCAGACCAACGTTCGCATTATCGCGGCCACCAATCGCCCCTTGGAAGAAATGGTCGAGGAAGGAACGTTTCGGGAGGATTTACTCTATCGCTTGAACGGCTTCACAGTCTTCCTTCCTCCCCTTCGCGAGCGAGTCGAAGATATTCCGTTGCTGCTCGAATACTTCTTCCGTCGCGCCAAACACGACATGTCCCGCCCTGAGCTCGAAGGAATCTCTCCGGAAGCCTTCGAGTTGCTTCAACACTATGAATGGCCGGGGAATGTCCGTCAGTTGCAGTCGGTGGTACGGCAATCGGTCCTCAACACGACGGGGACCGTCATCGCGTCGGTGAATCTTCCCGACTTTGTTCGGGAAGGAAGGCGGCCGACAAAATCGGTTCCGCATGTGGAAAAAGTGGAAGTGGACCGATCGAAGGATGTAGAACCAATCGATGCACCGAATGAATTCCTCGAAAGGGAAGCAACGGAATCGGCGTACGTGGGAGCCGTCTCCATCGATCGCAGGCCGACCGAGAGTCACTACGAGGACGAGACATATGGGACCGAGTACTCGGATAGAGACTCGAATAAAGCATTTCCCCTTTTTGAGTATGTCGCGTCCCGGATGCACGAGGGGACGGTAAATCTGTATGCCGAAGCGTTGGAACAGATGGAGCGGAGGCTTTTCACCCAAGTCCTGGAGGCGACAGGGGGGAATCAATCCAAGGCGGCCGAGATTCTTGGGATTACCCGCGGCAAGGTAAGGGACCGGATCGCCACCTTTGGCATTCAGGTAGAGAAGACAGTTTCGATCTCCAAGAGAAGCTAG
- a CDS encoding AI-2E family transporter translates to MTHSSSRTLSASTMRSVKFAADLGTAVLVVFLLYAGRDVLIPIALSLLLAFLLSPVVNWIQKRGLSNLSAVFVTAAGLFTLLILGLVVLGSSMAQFAADFPKYKGEVEKKVESVQSAVQDIGKQLEQVLAKPKKERVSGRNGEKGEETSESEEPKAKERGDEEASKSSEGPEVPWQSLLGNLANVFGPIGTAGLVAVFAIFLLVNRDDLRDRFVAVVSRGNYVVTTEAIAEASERISRYITAQFLLNSSYGVIFGVGLWVVGLVMDPQRGFPNVLFLGVMAGLVRFLPYVGPLIGAGLPLLVSIALFPGYTVFMAVLAMIVVLELTYNNVLEPWLYGSRTGVSAIAVITAAVFWGWLWGAVGLLLATPLTVCLVVLGRYIPRLKFFVTLLSDEEQVSPSLRAYQRLLSGDDHKLKEFLVEESKKKSDVEWLDEILVPVSKRIQRQPAGERPSSSELTERLKAVLAEEPLASLFRADEGEHRHQTIAAIGARAATETILLEKFSQMEPDLLWKVDSLGEMPELFAQEILQLNPSAVLLLSLPPGGIRQTMFWIRTLRRGGYEKEIFVLRPGKLRRFDDLLVALRQAGATALLTSFSQTRRKLKNYSQGGEA, encoded by the coding sequence ATGACCCATTCTTCGTCCCGAACGTTGTCCGCTTCCACCATGCGTTCGGTGAAATTCGCGGCCGATTTAGGGACGGCGGTTTTGGTGGTCTTTCTGCTGTACGCTGGGCGCGATGTGTTGATACCGATCGCGCTGAGCCTGTTGTTGGCGTTTCTGCTGTCCCCCGTGGTGAATTGGATTCAAAAGAGAGGATTGTCCAACCTGTCGGCGGTCTTCGTGACCGCGGCGGGCCTTTTTACCTTGCTAATTCTGGGACTGGTGGTGTTGGGTTCGAGCATGGCTCAATTCGCAGCCGATTTTCCGAAATACAAGGGGGAAGTGGAGAAGAAGGTCGAATCGGTTCAATCCGCCGTCCAAGACATTGGCAAGCAGCTCGAGCAGGTGTTGGCGAAACCGAAAAAGGAACGAGTGTCTGGTCGGAACGGTGAAAAAGGAGAAGAGACTTCGGAGTCCGAGGAACCGAAAGCCAAGGAGCGCGGGGATGAGGAGGCCAGCAAGTCGTCGGAGGGTCCGGAGGTTCCTTGGCAAAGTCTACTAGGGAATCTCGCGAATGTATTCGGTCCGATCGGGACCGCAGGCTTGGTCGCCGTGTTCGCCATTTTCCTGCTAGTCAATCGAGATGACCTACGAGATCGTTTTGTTGCGGTGGTCAGCCGTGGCAACTATGTGGTCACGACGGAGGCGATTGCCGAAGCGTCGGAGCGAATCAGTCGATACATCACGGCTCAATTCCTGCTGAACTCCTCGTATGGTGTGATCTTTGGAGTGGGATTGTGGGTAGTCGGGCTTGTCATGGACCCACAGCGTGGATTCCCCAACGTTCTGTTTTTGGGGGTAATGGCGGGTCTCGTCCGGTTTTTGCCTTACGTCGGTCCTTTGATCGGGGCTGGACTACCCCTGTTGGTATCGATCGCTCTCTTCCCTGGTTACACGGTTTTTATGGCCGTGTTGGCGATGATTGTGGTGCTCGAGTTGACCTACAACAACGTCTTGGAGCCTTGGTTGTATGGTTCGCGAACAGGAGTGTCAGCGATCGCCGTCATCACCGCGGCGGTTTTTTGGGGATGGCTTTGGGGGGCGGTCGGTCTTCTGCTGGCGACCCCGCTGACGGTTTGTTTGGTTGTTCTCGGGAGGTATATCCCGAGACTCAAGTTCTTTGTCACATTGCTCAGCGACGAGGAGCAAGTCTCCCCCTCGCTTCGCGCGTATCAAAGACTCCTTTCGGGCGACGACCACAAATTGAAGGAATTCCTAGTCGAAGAATCCAAAAAGAAAAGCGATGTCGAATGGCTCGATGAGATTCTGGTTCCGGTATCGAAGCGAATACAACGGCAACCGGCAGGGGAACGTCCCTCTTCGAGCGAATTGACCGAGCGATTGAAGGCGGTTCTCGCGGAGGAACCCTTGGCGAGCCTCTTTCGCGCGGATGAAGGAGAGCATCGGCACCAGACCATCGCGGCGATCGGGGCTCGCGCGGCGACCGAGACGATTCTCTTGGAGAAGTTCAGTCAAATGGAGCCAGATTTGCTGTGGAAGGTAGATAGCTTGGGAGAGATGCCGGAACTGTTCGCACAAGAGATACTTCAGCTCAATCCCAGCGCGGTGTTACTATTATCGTTACCCCCTGGCGGGATAAGGCAAACCATGTTTTGGATTCGCACCTTGCGCCGCGGTGGATACGAAAAAGAGATCTTTGTCTTGCGCCCGGGCAAATTGCGACGTTTCGACGACTTGTTGGTCGCGCTCCGACAAGCGGGTGCCACGGCGCTCCTCACTTCGTTCTCGCAAACACGTCGAAAGCTCAAGAATTACTCTCAGGGAGGTGAAGCATGA
- a CDS encoding response regulator — MTTVMVIDDRRDAERIVSRKLIDMGFEVFSRDSAEGLVETLDAQPVDLIILDMNMPEVDGCEATELLRSHPVHKDLPILICTAHPLPGDQERALSAGCDRFLEKPMQTEELRAILAELLAPAPTLEISREQPS; from the coding sequence ATGACAACCGTAATGGTGATCGACGATCGCCGAGATGCGGAACGGATCGTATCGAGAAAGCTGATCGATATGGGTTTTGAAGTCTTTTCTCGGGATAGCGCCGAGGGATTGGTCGAAACCTTGGACGCTCAACCGGTCGATCTGATCATTTTGGATATGAATATGCCCGAGGTTGACGGGTGCGAAGCCACCGAATTGCTTCGCTCCCACCCCGTGCACAAAGATCTTCCCATCCTGATATGTACGGCTCATCCATTGCCCGGTGATCAAGAGCGGGCATTGAGCGCGGGCTGCGATCGGTTCTTAGAGAAACCTATGCAAACCGAGGAGCTCCGAGCCATTTTGGCGGAGCTGCTCGCCCCAGCCCCTACATTGGAGATTTCCCGCGAACAACCTTCATAA